The Candidatus Uhrbacteria bacterium genome has a segment encoding these proteins:
- the dnaE gene encoding DNA polymerase III subunit alpha, which produces MGLLKMDFLGLSNLSVIRDCLEIAKAVHGAEVDMETLPLDDAKTFELLGKGITTGVFQLESDGMKKYIRELRPTVIEDIIAMVALYRPGPMQFIESFIDRKHGREKITYIHPLTENALKTTYGLPIYQEQVMQVAKDMAGFTGGQADTLRKAMGKKIAKLMAEMRTKFIDGSLANGVPQEKAEAIFTQFEEFAAYGFNKSHAACYALIAYQTAYLKAHFPDAFMAALMNSDISNLDRITIEVEECRDIGLEVTPPDINESFRGFAVVKGTNKIRFGLLAIKGIGEDVVETIYQERKAKGPYKNLEDFVTRVTGKHINRRSLESLIKSGALDRFGDRNQLYFNIEAILEYQKRVTQEANSGQFNLFALSSVNLSQPALTLKPAPPAATRDILIWEKELLGLYISAHPFKDFSHQLAGLVTEIKDLPLKTKEKSVRTAGFITQAKKILTKNGEPMVFTKLQDMGGEIEAVIFPRVYKEKPELWESDKAVVLSGRVQLKDGEPKFLVESGYEITQDNIEQVRQQFMGSGAVHQQVEESVQTEAPAKKSADAVTIHLRAHLPETILYKLRAVLDAHPGRFRVYFAVDNAGGQQKILSSYKITFDELIAKELEMILGPDTVKVEA; this is translated from the coding sequence ATGGGCTTGCTCAAGATGGACTTCTTGGGATTGTCCAACTTGAGCGTTATTCGCGACTGCTTGGAAATCGCTAAAGCCGTTCACGGAGCTGAGGTCGACATGGAGACATTGCCGCTGGATGACGCAAAGACGTTTGAATTGTTGGGTAAGGGTATTACGACCGGTGTATTCCAGCTTGAATCGGATGGAATGAAGAAGTATATCCGCGAGCTTAGGCCGACGGTTATCGAAGACATTATCGCTATGGTGGCGCTGTATCGACCTGGTCCGATGCAGTTTATCGAGTCGTTTATTGACCGTAAGCATGGGCGCGAGAAAATTACCTATATCCATCCGCTGACGGAGAATGCGCTCAAAACAACGTACGGTCTTCCGATTTATCAGGAGCAAGTGATGCAAGTCGCAAAAGACATGGCCGGCTTTACAGGCGGCCAAGCTGACACGTTGCGTAAAGCCATGGGTAAAAAAATCGCCAAGCTCATGGCAGAAATGCGCACCAAGTTTATTGATGGATCATTGGCAAATGGCGTTCCCCAAGAAAAAGCCGAGGCTATTTTTACGCAGTTTGAAGAATTTGCTGCGTACGGCTTCAACAAGTCGCATGCCGCTTGTTACGCATTGATCGCGTATCAGACGGCGTATTTGAAAGCGCATTTTCCGGATGCCTTCATGGCAGCACTGATGAACTCAGATATTTCCAACCTTGACCGCATCACGATTGAAGTTGAGGAGTGCCGTGATATCGGACTGGAAGTCACACCGCCAGATATTAATGAATCATTCCGCGGATTTGCTGTCGTGAAGGGGACAAACAAGATTCGCTTTGGACTATTGGCTATCAAAGGCATCGGAGAAGATGTGGTTGAAACGATTTATCAGGAGAGAAAAGCGAAGGGACCTTATAAGAATCTGGAGGACTTTGTTACACGCGTAACGGGAAAGCATATTAATCGACGTTCGCTTGAATCATTGATCAAATCTGGCGCGCTGGATCGCTTTGGAGATCGCAATCAGCTTTACTTTAATATCGAGGCGATTCTTGAATATCAGAAGCGCGTGACACAGGAAGCAAACTCCGGACAGTTTAATTTGTTTGCTTTGTCGAGCGTGAATCTTTCGCAGCCAGCTTTGACGTTAAAACCTGCACCGCCTGCAGCGACACGCGACATTCTGATTTGGGAAAAAGAATTGCTCGGACTGTATATTTCCGCGCATCCCTTTAAAGATTTCTCGCATCAGCTCGCGGGCCTGGTTACCGAGATCAAAGACCTGCCGCTCAAAACAAAGGAAAAGAGCGTCAGAACAGCGGGCTTTATCACGCAGGCGAAAAAAATCCTAACCAAAAATGGCGAGCCGATGGTGTTTACCAAGCTTCAGGATATGGGTGGTGAAATTGAAGCGGTTATTTTTCCGCGCGTGTACAAAGAAAAGCCGGAGCTCTGGGAATCGGATAAAGCCGTGGTCCTTTCTGGACGCGTACAGCTGAAGGACGGGGAGCCGAAGTTTTTGGTTGAGTCCGGATATGAGATTACGCAGGATAATATCGAGCAGGTGCGTCAGCAGTTTATGGGGAGCGGAGCTGTACACCAGCAGGTTGAAGAGTCTGTTCAGACGGAAGCACCTGCTAAAAAATCCGCTGATGCCGTGACCATTCACCTGCGCGCCCATCTCCCCGAAACGATCCTCTACAAACTTCGAGCGGTTCTCGACGCGCATCCGGGACGTTTCCGTGTTTACTTTGCTGTCGACAATGCCGGCGGACAACAAAAGATTCTCTCATCGTATAAAATTACATTTGATGAACTGATCGCCAAAGAGCTAGAGATGATTCTCGGACCGGATACGGTGAAAGTCGAAGCCTAA
- the dnaE gene encoding DNA polymerase III subunit alpha yields MSDQAPTIAKSPFVHLHVHSMYSLYDAIGSPDDIVERAKELGYDAIALTDHAALYGAIEFYEAAHKAGIKPIIGIDAYLATNKHTDKRAGIDNRTSRLVLLVENNEGYQNLLKLVSISFLDGFYYKPRLDKDLLREHRAGLIALSGGLKGDIPQALQAHDMERAEKLVAEYKDIFGPDHFFLEAVWHPESPTQNDVNELMFELAKKTDTKIVAAKNVHYLHEEDREAQDVLVCIHDGKTVDDQARASMTGIDLSLTAIEPMVEAFKDHPEAIENTRIIADRCEVKFELGTNHLPRFDLPEGETEMGYLRTLCERGLLDRYSEPEKQKEAKERLDFELATIERMGFAAYFLIVSDYINWAKDHGVIVGPGRGSAAGSIVAYSLKITNLDPLRYGLLFERFLNPDRISMPDIDTDFDDVKRKDVIQYVMDKYGHNRVAGIITFGTMAARAAVRDVGRALGMSYADVDRISKVIPPPVQGRHIPLEKSKEESPELKAMYYSDPRVKRLVDLAIRLEGTTRHASQHACGIVISPKALVEFAPLQKAQGGDVEQVVQYSLLL; encoded by the coding sequence ATGTCCGATCAAGCTCCGACAATCGCCAAATCGCCGTTCGTGCATCTGCACGTACATTCGATGTACTCGCTGTATGACGCGATCGGAAGTCCGGATGATATTGTCGAGAGAGCAAAAGAACTTGGTTATGACGCGATCGCTTTGACCGATCATGCCGCTTTATATGGCGCCATCGAATTTTATGAAGCGGCGCACAAAGCGGGCATCAAACCGATTATCGGAATCGATGCGTATCTTGCGACGAACAAGCACACCGATAAACGTGCAGGTATCGACAACAGGACTTCACGCTTAGTTTTGCTGGTTGAAAATAATGAGGGTTATCAGAATCTTCTTAAACTTGTTTCTATTTCTTTTCTAGACGGTTTTTATTATAAGCCACGTTTAGATAAAGATTTGCTTCGAGAACATCGAGCTGGATTGATTGCGCTATCAGGCGGGCTGAAGGGCGATATTCCGCAGGCGCTACAAGCGCATGATATGGAGCGGGCAGAGAAGCTCGTAGCCGAGTATAAAGATATTTTTGGACCAGATCATTTTTTTCTGGAAGCTGTATGGCATCCGGAATCGCCGACACAGAACGATGTTAATGAATTGATGTTTGAGCTAGCCAAGAAAACGGATACAAAAATTGTTGCGGCCAAGAATGTTCATTATTTACACGAAGAGGATCGTGAAGCTCAGGACGTGCTGGTTTGTATTCATGATGGAAAAACCGTGGATGATCAGGCGCGTGCGTCGATGACGGGTATCGATCTTTCTCTGACAGCTATCGAACCGATGGTTGAGGCCTTTAAGGATCATCCTGAGGCGATTGAGAATACGCGCATCATCGCTGATCGCTGCGAGGTGAAGTTTGAATTGGGAACAAATCATCTTCCGCGCTTTGATTTGCCGGAAGGGGAGACGGAGATGGGGTATTTGCGAACGCTATGTGAGCGCGGACTTCTTGATCGATACTCTGAACCTGAGAAGCAGAAAGAGGCAAAAGAACGGCTTGATTTTGAATTGGCGACGATTGAGCGCATGGGATTTGCCGCTTACTTTTTAATCGTGTCCGATTATATTAATTGGGCCAAGGATCATGGCGTGATCGTGGGACCGGGTCGCGGATCGGCGGCCGGATCGATCGTGGCTTACTCGCTCAAAATCACCAACCTTGATCCGCTGCGCTACGGTTTGCTTTTTGAGCGTTTTCTCAATCCTGACCGTATCTCGATGCCGGATATCGATACGGACTTTGATGATGTGAAACGTAAGGACGTGATCCAGTACGTCATGGATAAGTACGGGCACAATCGTGTTGCGGGAATTATTACATTTGGAACGATGGCGGCGCGTGCTGCGGTACGCGATGTGGGCCGTGCTTTGGGCATGAGTTACGCGGATGTTGATCGTATTTCAAAAGTGATTCCGCCGCCGGTGCAGGGGAGACATATTCCGCTTGAAAAATCGAAAGAAGAATCGCCGGAGCTCAAGGCGATGTATTACAGCGACCCGCGTGTCAAACGCTTGGTTGATTTGGCGATTCGATTGGAAGGGACAACGCGCCACGCGTCGCAGCATGCATGTGGAATCGTGATTTCACCAAAAGCGCTGGTTGAGTTTGCGCCGCTGCAAAAAGCCCAAGGCGGCGATGTGGAACAAGTTGTCCAATATTCACTGCTTTTGTAG
- a CDS encoding DUF378 domain-containing protein, producing MAAFWLMWIGAVNWGLVGVGGFLGKNWNVVGLLLGRWPQVEWIVYILVGVSALAMLMKDSCAMCKTAK from the coding sequence ATGGCCGCGTTCTGGCTTATGTGGATCGGTGCTGTTAACTGGGGCTTGGTCGGCGTAGGCGGCTTTCTCGGAAAGAACTGGAACGTCGTTGGTCTCTTGCTTGGCCGCTGGCCGCAGGTTGAATGGATCGTTTACATCCTTGTCGGTGTATCCGCTCTCGCGATGCTCATGAAGGACAGCTGTGCCATGTGTAAGACGGCTAAATAA
- a CDS encoding EamA family transporter: MNVWLPIAIVGHLLNACAFLVDKALLSTAFKRSGTYAALIGGLSCLVFLAAPWTNLPSLQAWPAIACFGGLFVLAVWTFFEGLRRAEATRVVPIIGSLIPIFTLIDTSLFLGERLSTNGYIGFGLLVVATGILASGRGKDRLSLATVGICVLSAFLFAASSAFGKYGFQTTPFLDVFVWSRVSAGLVALGIALFAPGVRGELSKLIFVKSRGAAVEESFALGLMFFGQACGAFGFLLVQFAISQGSAAIVNALQAVQYAALVLVAWFGGKKIADLLHERHSTSIYLTKGSAIVLVAIGLYLVTYGI; this comes from the coding sequence ATGAATGTCTGGCTCCCCATCGCCATCGTTGGACATCTTTTGAACGCTTGCGCGTTTCTTGTCGACAAGGCGCTGCTTTCAACAGCGTTTAAACGCAGCGGTACGTATGCCGCTTTGATCGGAGGGCTTTCTTGTTTGGTTTTTTTGGCGGCACCGTGGACGAATCTTCCATCGCTGCAAGCTTGGCCGGCTATTGCGTGTTTTGGCGGATTGTTTGTGCTTGCTGTTTGGACATTTTTTGAAGGATTGCGCCGTGCCGAGGCAACACGCGTCGTTCCAATCATCGGATCGCTTATTCCGATCTTTACACTTATTGATACAAGCCTGTTTTTGGGGGAGAGACTTTCGACAAATGGCTACATCGGTTTTGGCTTGCTGGTTGTTGCAACGGGCATTCTTGCGAGCGGACGCGGGAAGGATCGGTTATCGTTGGCAACGGTTGGCATTTGCGTGCTTTCAGCGTTTCTTTTTGCCGCTTCAAGCGCTTTTGGAAAATACGGATTCCAGACAACACCGTTTCTTGATGTTTTTGTTTGGTCGCGCGTGTCTGCCGGATTGGTGGCGCTCGGTATCGCTTTGTTTGCGCCTGGCGTACGCGGAGAGTTATCAAAATTGATTTTTGTGAAGAGTCGAGGCGCGGCCGTAGAGGAGAGCTTTGCGCTTGGGCTCATGTTCTTTGGACAAGCTTGCGGAGCCTTTGGCTTTCTTCTTGTTCAATTTGCGATCTCGCAGGGGAGCGCGGCTATCGTAAATGCCCTGCAGGCTGTCCAGTATGCGGCACTGGTTTTGGTCGCATGGTTTGGCGGTAAGAAGATCGCAGATTTGCTGCATGAGCGGCATAGCACATCGATCTACCTCACAAAAGGCAGCGCGATCGTTCTGGTCGCGATTGGCCTTTATCTCGTAACCTATGGCATCTAA
- a CDS encoding MBL fold metallo-hydrolase translates to MRISFLGAAREVTGSLYLIETKTTNILVDCGMHQGCNTCDVKNLVDFPFDVKTVQAVLLTHAHLDHCGRIPKLIKAGFKGKIYATAPTMKLATLVLEDAQHIMEEDHKREGTPILYSREDVAMAVEQFEIVDYSREVTVGDLVC, encoded by the coding sequence ATGCGCATTAGTTTTCTTGGTGCCGCGCGCGAAGTCACCGGCTCGCTGTACCTGATCGAAACCAAGACAACAAACATCCTGGTTGATTGCGGGATGCATCAGGGCTGCAATACATGCGATGTTAAAAATCTTGTTGATTTTCCATTTGACGTAAAAACCGTTCAAGCCGTTCTTTTGACGCATGCGCACCTTGATCATTGCGGAAGAATTCCCAAGTTGATTAAAGCGGGCTTCAAAGGAAAAATTTATGCAACGGCGCCTACTATGAAACTGGCGACGCTTGTTCTAGAAGATGCTCAGCACATCATGGAGGAGGATCATAAGCGCGAGGGGACTCCGATTCTCTATTCTCGCGAAGATGTTGCAATGGCCGTAGAGCAGTTTGAGATTGTCGATTATAGCCGGGAGGTGACCGTTGGCGATTTGGTTTGCTGA
- a CDS encoding beta-galactosidase, giving the protein MASKKSPLGFDLNAVKKWAKGLLFVSSAIIAIILGFFLIGWPKEYQKEYGITWSSPYAYGLGLNPNDGLRQVLDDVGVRRFRIPAYWTDIEREQGKYDFTILREQLDAIASRNGSVILAVGSRLPRWPECWVPEWVTQVDLATRRSVQLAYLQKTYAMFKDHPAVKAWQVENEAMFTFYVECPGLTKELVVEELRYVKGEEAKRSNPRPVYTTDSGELSLWIDWAGEVDGLGVSLYRTVTNPWLGVIRYWFIPPWAYVRKAWLAHFFVGPIFVSEFQMEPWSDFPLENTSLEDQYRTLSIDQMRKNFLYAKRLDMPAVDFWGAEWWLWMRDKKGNAEFWNEAKAFFQASR; this is encoded by the coding sequence ATGGCATCTAAAAAATCTCCCCTGGGTTTTGATTTGAATGCCGTCAAGAAATGGGCAAAGGGATTGCTTTTTGTCTCAAGCGCCATCATCGCTATTATTTTAGGTTTTTTCCTGATCGGTTGGCCAAAGGAATATCAAAAGGAATATGGCATCACCTGGAGCTCGCCCTACGCCTATGGTCTGGGGCTTAATCCGAATGATGGTTTGCGTCAGGTTTTGGATGATGTAGGCGTGAGACGTTTCCGTATTCCGGCTTATTGGACCGACATCGAACGCGAACAGGGGAAATACGATTTTACGATTTTACGCGAGCAACTCGACGCAATTGCGAGCCGCAATGGAAGCGTGATACTTGCCGTAGGTTCACGTCTTCCGCGTTGGCCGGAGTGCTGGGTTCCGGAATGGGTGACACAGGTCGATCTTGCAACGAGACGCTCCGTGCAGCTCGCTTATCTCCAGAAAACATATGCGATGTTTAAGGATCATCCCGCTGTTAAAGCTTGGCAAGTTGAGAATGAAGCGATGTTCACGTTCTATGTTGAGTGTCCGGGACTCACGAAGGAGCTTGTGGTTGAAGAGTTGCGTTATGTAAAAGGCGAGGAGGCCAAGCGCTCAAATCCTCGACCCGTCTACACAACGGATTCTGGCGAGCTTTCGCTTTGGATCGATTGGGCGGGTGAGGTCGATGGTCTTGGGGTAAGCCTGTATCGCACCGTAACGAATCCGTGGCTTGGAGTGATCCGATATTGGTTTATTCCGCCATGGGCTTATGTGCGTAAAGCTTGGCTAGCCCACTTTTTTGTCGGACCGATTTTTGTCAGTGAATTCCAGATGGAACCGTGGTCGGATTTTCCGCTGGAGAACACGAGCTTGGAAGACCAGTATCGAACGCTCTCGATTGATCAGATGCGCAAAAACTTTCTGTATGCCAAACGGCTTGATATGCCGGCCGTCGATTTTTGGGGAGCGGAGTGGTGGCTGTGGATGCGGGATAAGAAGGGGAATGCCGAGTTTTGGAATGAAGCAAAAGCATTTTTTCAGGCGTCGCGATAA